Within the Nitrosococcus wardiae genome, the region GCTGTTCCATGGAGACCCTGCAGGGTAGGCTCAATGATTAAAAGTATCCACCATTCTTCAGGAAAGTCATGGCGGCAGATAAGAGGCGGTATTCGTCCGTTGGGTTTCAGACCACCGTCAACCAGAAACCCTCCCTTGAGAAAGCTTCCAATACCAATACCTGAGCGCTTACCCCGATCGAGCAGGGCGGCAATCTCGGGGATGCTCAACGGCAGATGATTGACTTGGCTGATGGCTCGGCCTATGGCAAGTGCAAGCTGGGTGCCAGAGCCAAGTCCTGAGTGGTCAGGGATGGCCTCTTTGATGGTCAGATGAACGGCACGGTTGGCCTGCAGGCGTTGCTTTGAGAGTACCTTATAAAAATGCTCAGTTATCCGCTGGGCTCGATGACTCACGGGGCCTTGGTAATAGAAGCGGGGGGCAGGCATGGCCTCCACAATAGTGCGAGGCCATTCTAAAGCCAGGCCGATGCTGCCAAACCTTCGCCCTAACCCTCCATGCAGGTCAAGGAATCCCAAGTGGAGGCGGGCTGGGGCGGATACCCGAACACCATTCCCCGGTGGGTACGGCATTATCTAGGAAGATAATCCCATGGGTTACTCGTCGATTTTACAAGCAATATCGTAGATCGTTATCTCATCCAACAAGCAATCGTTGCTTTTAAAGAGGGAGGTAATACTGCTCCGATGGATCTTCATTTTGAAATTGCCAATGGCAATGGCACCGTAGAAACGCTTACCAAAGCGCTCCACACCATCATCTGTGACCTTCATTTCTTCTACACCCAGGGGGGGCACCGCATTGACATCTGCCATGATTTCTAAAGTCAAGGCAGCTGACCATACGGATTGGGGGAGAAGGGAAACAGCCGGCGGCCCACAGGTAATGGCCACGTGGGCATTTTCTAATAGGGCTCTGGTATCTTCGGTGGAACGACTCTCGGCAGGTGTGATCCTGGCTTGGTAGCGGGATTGCATTTCTTTAGCGACTGCCATTGAGCGGCTGATATGACGAGAAGTTAGGACAACTTCGCTGGCCCCTTCCTTGAGCAAATAAAGGGCACAGCGTTGTCCCACGGGACCAGTGCCAGCGAGGATAACGGCTTTCTTGGCGCGAATATCGTAATTTCCCACGATTTTCCGGGCTAGGGCCGCCGCCGTGGTGTTCGCGCCATTGGGATCGAGCATGACCGAAACCCGCACCGACCCAAAGAAGCATTTTTTGACCGCTTCGGCAAGTTGCTGACTAGCCGAGACATGGGAACCTCCGAGGAAGATGGCGCTATTGGCCAATTGCTTACCGCCTCGGGTGAACATAAGACCATGGACTAGGTTTTCGACTTTATCGGGCGTCACCCCCCCATAGCTGATGATGTGGTCAACGCCAGAGTCATAGGCCACCACCTGATCGAAGACGCTTGGAACCGGGTCTGTGTCAAGTTGAAGTAATAGCTTCTTCATCTTGGCTGGTCTTGGAAATTTTAAAACAACGAGTCACAGCCTTTCTTTTCATCCTTAACTTAATAGGGAAAATCCTAAATCTTAAGTTTAGTGGGCAGCAGCCCGATAGGAAGCGGTTTCCTGAGTATCCTTATGGAGATGGGAGAGCACCGTATCCAGGCTGTCCTTGGCATCGCCAAAAAGCATGCGCGTGTTTTCTTTGTAGAACAACGGATTATCTACACCCGCATAACCCGTTGCCATGCCTCGTTTCAGCACGATGGTGGTTTTTGCTTTCCACACTTCAAGGACCGGCATGCCTGCAATGGGGCTATCAGGAATTTCCTGGGCGGAAGGGTTGACAATGTCATTGGCGCCAATCACCACCGCCACGTCCGTGCGGGGGAAGTCCTGGTTAATCTCATCCATTTCCAAGACGATGTCGTAGGGGACCTTGGCTTCAGCTAGCAATACATTCATATGACCTGGCATGCGCCCGGCAACGGGATGGATTGCAAAGCGGACATTAATGTTTTGCTCACGCAATAATTTGGTGATTTCATAAACGGTATGTTGGGCATGAGCCACGGCCATGCCATAACCGGGGATAATGGTGATGTTTTTAGCCGTTTCCAACAGATGGGCAGTTTCTTCAGCAGTAATGGCTACGACCCCCTGGGCGTCGCCAGGGGCGGTAGCGGTAGCGCCTCCCCCTTCGGTACCAAATCCTCCCATAATTACGCTGATGAAATTGCGGTTCATTGCCCGGCACATGATATAGCTGAGAATGGCGCCGCTACTGCCCACCAAGGCTCCGGTAACAATCAATAGATCGTTAGCAAGCATAAAGCCTGTGGCTGCTGCCGCCCATCCTGAGTAGCTATTGAGCATGGAAATAACGACGGGCATGTCTGCGCCTCCAATAGTCATCACCATATGGACGCCAAATCCCAGTGCAACCACCGTCATCAGGAAGAGGTAGAATAATCCTCCACCCATTGACTCAGATCCTACAAA harbors:
- the pntB gene encoding Re/Si-specific NAD(P)(+) transhydrogenase subunit beta → MSQGLVTMAYIGATILFILSLGGLSHQETARRGNLYGMVGMAIAILATILSEAVTGIGAYVWIVIAMIIGAIGGVQVAQQVKMTQMPELVAILHSFVGLAAVLVGYTNFIAPETHPTGVEKTIHDIETYLGVLIGAVTFSGSVIAFGKLSGRISSKPLLLPARHWLNLGLLILAIWLGKAFVGSESMGGGLFYLFLMTVVALGFGVHMVMTIGGADMPVVISMLNSYSGWAAAATGFMLANDLLIVTGALVGSSGAILSYIMCRAMNRNFISVIMGGFGTEGGGATATAPGDAQGVVAITAEETAHLLETAKNITIIPGYGMAVAHAQHTVYEITKLLREQNINVRFAIHPVAGRMPGHMNVLLAEAKVPYDIVLEMDEINQDFPRTDVAVVIGANDIVNPSAQEIPDSPIAGMPVLEVWKAKTTIVLKRGMATGYAGVDNPLFYKENTRMLFGDAKDSLDTVLSHLHKDTQETASYRAAAH
- a CDS encoding NAD(P)-dependent methylenetetrahydromethanopterin dehydrogenase, producing MKKLLLQLDTDPVPSVFDQVVAYDSGVDHIISYGGVTPDKVENLVHGLMFTRGGKQLANSAIFLGGSHVSASQQLAEAVKKCFFGSVRVSVMLDPNGANTTAAALARKIVGNYDIRAKKAVILAGTGPVGQRCALYLLKEGASEVVLTSRHISRSMAVAKEMQSRYQARITPAESRSTEDTRALLENAHVAITCGPPAVSLLPQSVWSAALTLEIMADVNAVPPLGVEEMKVTDDGVERFGKRFYGAIAIGNFKMKIHRSSITSLFKSNDCLLDEITIYDIACKIDE
- a CDS encoding beta-ribofuranosylaminobenzene 5'-phosphate synthase family protein, producing MPYPPGNGVRVSAPARLHLGFLDLHGGLGRRFGSIGLALEWPRTIVEAMPAPRFYYQGPVSHRAQRITEHFYKVLSKQRLQANRAVHLTIKEAIPDHSGLGSGTQLALAIGRAISQVNHLPLSIPEIAALLDRGKRSGIGIGSFLKGGFLVDGGLKPNGRIPPLICRHDFPEEWWILLIIEPTLQGLHGTAESAAFHSLPPFPAEQAAALCRLTMMQALPALVERDIKTFGQALNAIQAAIGDYFAPAQGARFASPWIAAALQQAQQWGIPAVGQSSWGPTGFALVEGETAVRNLQARLIQWAKGALQGGPKLQFIITRACNQGGKMESFVDPTK